The sequence CGGCCCCGACGCGCAGAGCGCGTCGGGGCCGTCGGGCGTCAGAGCGAGGGCGTCACGCGCCGATCGCGTGCAGCCCCCCGTCCACGTGGATGATCTCGCCGGTGGTCTTCGGGAACCAGTCCGACAGCAGCGCGACCACGCCGCGCCCGGTCGGCTCGGGGTCCGTCAGGTCCCACTTCAGCGGCGAGCGGTGGCTCCAGGTGTCGGCCAGGTCGCCGAAGCCGGGGATCGACTTCGCCGCCATCGAGCCGAGCGGACCTGCCGAGATCAGGTTGCAGCGGATGTCCCGCTCACCCAGGTAGCGCGCCAGGTACCGGTTGGTGGACTCCAGCGCGGCCTTGGCCGGGCCCATCCAGTCGTACTGCGGCCAGGCGAACTGCGCGTCGAAGGTCAGGCCGACCACCGAGCCGCCGTCCTGCATCAGCGGCAGCAGCGCCATGGTCAGCGACTTCAGCGAGAACGCCGAGACCTGCATGGCGGTCGCCACCGACTCCCACGGCGTGTTCAGGAAGTTGCCGCCCAGCGCGTCCTGCGGCGCGAACCCGATCGAGTGCACCACACCGTCCAGCGTGG is a genomic window of Kitasatospora azatica KCTC 9699 containing:
- the fabI gene encoding enoyl-ACP reductase FabI, whose translation is MSGILEGKRILITGVLMESSIAFHTAKLAQEQGAEIILTAFPRPTLTERIAKKLPKPVKVLELDVSSEEQLAGIADQVREYLPTLDGVVHSIGFAPQDALGGNFLNTPWESVATAMQVSAFSLKSLTMALLPLMQDGGSVVGLTFDAQFAWPQYDWMGPAKAALESTNRYLARYLGERDIRCNLISAGPLGSMAAKSIPGFGDLADTWSHRSPLKWDLTDPEPTGRGVVALLSDWFPKTTGEIIHVDGGLHAIGA